The proteins below are encoded in one region of Pseudomonas putida S13.1.2:
- a CDS encoding MaoC family dehydratase encodes MSRNWHDLQSPAARASLYLRAASKRSISGDRLPDDGLRCFIPVQPGNLAAYRRLCHFTDDGRLPGTYPHVMAFTLQLQLMTAPNFPFPLLGLVHLHNRIEVLRPLGGIEGLRFAVYAHNLQPHAKGGTFDLVTEADDGIGLLWRETSRMLVRGLKLEGQAGEPADDDPEPLPEATRWYADSDIGRRYAKVCGDYNPIHLSAASARLFGFPTAIAHGMWSKAMALAALRGHMPHSGYAFEVDFRKPVRLPSEVVLSASEAGPAGTLRLDGHGDVLHMVGGWSPL; translated from the coding sequence ATGAGCAGAAACTGGCATGACCTGCAAAGCCCGGCTGCCCGCGCCAGCCTGTACCTGCGTGCAGCCAGCAAGCGCAGCATCAGCGGTGACCGCTTGCCGGACGATGGCCTGCGCTGTTTCATCCCGGTTCAGCCGGGCAACCTGGCAGCGTATAGACGGCTTTGCCACTTTACCGACGATGGCCGCCTGCCAGGCACTTACCCCCACGTCATGGCATTCACGCTGCAGTTGCAGTTGATGACCGCGCCAAACTTCCCTTTCCCGCTACTCGGCCTGGTGCACCTGCACAACCGCATCGAGGTGCTGCGCCCGCTTGGCGGCATCGAAGGGCTGCGCTTTGCGGTGTATGCGCACAACCTGCAGCCGCATGCCAAGGGCGGCACCTTCGACCTGGTTACCGAGGCAGACGACGGCATTGGCCTGCTCTGGCGCGAGACCAGCCGCATGCTGGTGCGCGGGCTGAAGCTGGAGGGCCAGGCAGGCGAGCCGGCCGACGATGACCCTGAGCCATTGCCCGAGGCCACCCGCTGGTACGCCGACAGTGATATCGGCCGGCGTTATGCCAAGGTGTGCGGGGACTACAACCCTATCCACCTCAGTGCCGCCAGCGCGCGGCTGTTCGGCTTCCCCACGGCCATTGCCCATGGCATGTGGAGCAAGGCCATGGCCCTGGCGGCACTGCGTGGGCACATGCCGCACAGCGGCTATGCCTTTGAAGTGGATTTCCGCAAACCGGTGCGGTTGCCGTCGGAGGTGGTACTCAGTGCCAGTGAGGCGGGGCCTGCGGGGACGTTGCGGCTGGATGGGCATGGGGACGTGCTGCATATGGTCGGAGGGTGGAGTCCCCTGTAG
- a CDS encoding MazG-like family protein gives MNLQELTQRLHQIRDNNDWRGFHSPKNLAMAASVEMAELVEIFQWLSEDQSRQLPADKLAHAGQEVGDVVLYLLLLCSELGLDMDQVVRAKLADSERRFAR, from the coding sequence ATGAACCTGCAAGAACTCACCCAACGCCTGCACCAGATTCGCGACAACAATGACTGGCGCGGCTTCCACAGCCCGAAGAACCTGGCCATGGCCGCCAGCGTCGAAATGGCCGAGCTGGTGGAAATCTTCCAATGGCTGAGCGAAGACCAATCGCGCCAGCTGCCTGCCGACAAACTCGCCCACGCCGGCCAAGAGGTCGGTGATGTGGTGCTCTACCTGTTGCTGCTGTGCAGCGAGCTGGGCCTGGACATGGACCAGGTAGTGCGGGCCAAGCTGGCCGACAGCGAGAGGCGCTTCGCCCGATGA
- a CDS encoding methyltransferase — protein sequence MNDRHFDELATRFAEKIYGGAKGAIRLAVLQADLAEALPDRPLRILDIGAGLGHMALWLAQRGHHLTLAEPAAPMLDGARARFAEAGQNATFIQAPWQDLLGQLTEPYDLVLCHAVLEWLAEPESILPVLHQLTAPSGWLSLAFYNRDALVYRNLLKGHFRKLRSNRLEGEKQSLTPQKPLDPRELKAQLDAMWQVESESGVRVFHDYMPKEFQGKAELLDLLEMELAYRRHPGFAGLGRYLHWVCRPR from the coding sequence ATGAACGACCGTCACTTCGATGAGCTGGCCACCCGCTTTGCCGAGAAGATCTACGGCGGCGCCAAGGGCGCGATCCGCCTGGCCGTGCTGCAGGCCGACCTGGCCGAGGCACTGCCCGATCGCCCGCTGCGCATCCTCGACATCGGCGCCGGGCTGGGTCACATGGCCTTGTGGCTTGCCCAGCGCGGCCACCACCTGACCCTGGCCGAGCCCGCCGCCCCCATGCTCGATGGCGCCCGGGCGCGCTTTGCCGAGGCCGGCCAAAACGCCACGTTCATCCAGGCCCCCTGGCAAGACCTGCTCGGCCAACTGACCGAGCCCTACGACCTGGTGCTGTGCCATGCCGTGCTCGAATGGCTGGCAGAGCCCGAAAGCATCCTGCCCGTGCTGCACCAGCTCACGGCCCCTTCCGGTTGGCTGTCACTGGCGTTCTACAACCGCGACGCGCTGGTTTATCGCAACCTGCTCAAGGGCCATTTCCGCAAGTTGCGCAGCAACCGGCTGGAAGGTGAAAAGCAAAGCCTGACCCCACAGAAACCCCTTGATCCACGGGAGCTCAAGGCGCAACTTGATGCTATGTGGCAGGTTGAAAGCGAGAGCGGCGTGCGGGTGTTTCACGATTACATGCCCAAAGAGTTCCAGGGCAAGGCCGAGCTGCTCGACCTGCTGGAAATGGAACTGGCCTACCGCCGCCACCCCGGCTTCGCCGGGCTTGGCCGCTACCTGCACTGGGTGTGCCGCCCCCGTTGA
- a CDS encoding DUF4136 domain-containing protein: MPYRLLCLALLPLALAACQGSNPYVASSRPLPPAPAQAATTFDASAYPAPARDYGHYRSWSWRNGQLPSGSANANPAQLADAVSGALDQHGLRPARGGAGDLLVSADIRLEKRLRQVRDYDTYDPYYGPYPYGGVGYGGYRNGYGGYASVPIVRTYEVEVMVVRIDLYDARNGQPVWSASAESGSDKDSPRERESALRDSVHKALSGYPPS, encoded by the coding sequence ATGCCGTACCGTCTGTTGTGCCTGGCCCTGCTGCCGCTTGCCTTGGCTGCCTGCCAAGGCAGCAACCCGTATGTGGCCAGCAGCCGTCCGCTGCCCCCGGCCCCCGCCCAAGCGGCCACCACCTTCGACGCCAGTGCCTACCCCGCGCCCGCGCGCGATTATGGGCACTACCGCAGCTGGAGCTGGCGCAACGGCCAGTTGCCCAGCGGCTCGGCCAATGCCAACCCTGCGCAACTGGCCGATGCCGTCAGTGGCGCACTCGACCAACATGGCCTGCGCCCTGCCCGAGGGGGCGCCGGCGACTTACTGGTGAGCGCCGACATACGCCTGGAAAAACGCCTGCGCCAGGTGCGTGACTACGACACCTACGACCCCTACTACGGCCCCTACCCCTACGGGGGTGTCGGCTATGGCGGCTACCGCAATGGCTACGGGGGCTATGCCAGCGTGCCCATCGTGCGCACCTACGAGGTGGAGGTGATGGTGGTGCGCATCGACCTGTACGACGCCCGCAACGGCCAGCCGGTGTGGAGCGCCAGCGCCGAAAGCGGCAGCGACAAGGACTCGCCGCGTGAACGCGAAAGCGCCTTGCGCGATTCTGTGCACAAGGCGCTCAGCGGCTATCCTCCCAGTTAA
- a CDS encoding DUF4136 domain-containing protein yields the protein MLRRLVLLSFALLLAACSSNNVQQDFDASRDFAAYRSWAWREPGLQYRPDDPRIKSDLTEQRIRQAVADQLDQRGLRPVQGGARPDLTVRTYLIVEQRQQQITTNYGGGWGGYWGGYWGGPMYNETRSVDYKVATIQVDMFDGRDGKLVWRGSAEQIMNNYPPSPEERNSAIHKTVSQVLANYPPGSKK from the coding sequence ATGTTGCGCCGTCTCGTTCTACTGTCATTCGCGTTACTGCTTGCCGCCTGCTCCAGCAATAACGTGCAGCAGGATTTCGATGCCAGCCGTGATTTTGCCGCCTACCGCAGCTGGGCGTGGCGAGAGCCGGGCCTGCAGTACCGCCCGGATGATCCGCGGATCAAGAGTGACCTCACCGAGCAGCGCATTCGCCAGGCGGTGGCAGACCAGCTCGACCAGCGCGGCCTGCGCCCGGTACAAGGCGGCGCGCGGCCTGACCTGACGGTGCGCACGTACCTGATCGTGGAACAGCGCCAGCAACAGATCACCACCAACTATGGCGGTGGCTGGGGTGGCTACTGGGGCGGCTACTGGGGCGGCCCGATGTATAACGAGACCCGCAGTGTCGACTACAAGGTTGCCACCATTCAGGTCGACATGTTCGACGGGCGTGACGGCAAGCTGGTGTGGCGCGGCAGTGCCGAGCAAATCATGAACAACTACCCGCCAAGCCCGGAAGAACGCAACAGCGCCATTCACAAAACCGTAAGCCAGGTGCTGGCCAACTACCCGCCGGGTAGCAAGAAATAA
- a CDS encoding A24 family peptidase, whose protein sequence is MQSIVLLLWLALCSEQDVRQRQISDLLTLGVAAGALFWLFATGHSWIGADASDAGWALAIVMLLTLPGYMLGRFGADDVKLMGALALATSPQYVLGTFIGAGVSVLVWLLTRRRLWTLLNPKVKKRLQALTEQMGDKQAFVPYVLSGFLLTAVWIQ, encoded by the coding sequence ATGCAAAGCATTGTTCTCCTGCTGTGGCTTGCCTTGTGCTCCGAACAGGATGTGCGTCAACGCCAGATATCCGATCTGCTGACCTTGGGCGTGGCTGCGGGCGCCCTGTTCTGGCTGTTCGCCACCGGCCACAGCTGGATCGGCGCCGATGCCAGTGATGCCGGCTGGGCACTGGCCATCGTCATGCTGCTTACACTGCCCGGCTACATGCTCGGCCGCTTCGGTGCCGACGACGTCAAGCTGATGGGCGCACTGGCCCTGGCCACCAGCCCGCAATATGTGCTCGGCACTTTCATCGGCGCCGGTGTCAGCGTGCTGGTCTGGCTGCTCACCCGTCGGCGCCTGTGGACCCTGCTCAATCCCAAGGTGAAGAAGCGTTTGCAGGCCCTGACCGAACAAATGGGCGACAAACAGGCGTTCGTACCCTATGTGTTATCAGGTTTTCTTCTAACGGCCGTATGGATCCAATAA
- a CDS encoding response regulator transcription factor has translation MSRPVSEVKVLVVDDQPVIVEQLSEFLETKGYVCVTAQSTDEAIKHYVSDPAIGLLICDLHMPDRDGIELMRALKEINGNQRIFEAIMLTGRAEKQDVIRALREGFADYYQKPMDLDELLAGVRRQEEALLSRLRSVRDLGGLNQRLQDLADSVDELYQDLEKARGLGTHRRASDVEEAENELPAAFEKLSPRQLEVARLVSKGKTNYQIACELGITENTVKLYVSQVLRLTHMHNRTQLALALTPSSSPVHLRFTTH, from the coding sequence GTGTCCAGACCAGTGAGTGAAGTGAAAGTGTTGGTGGTTGATGACCAACCGGTCATTGTCGAACAGCTAAGCGAATTCCTCGAAACCAAGGGCTATGTCTGCGTAACGGCCCAATCAACCGACGAAGCCATCAAGCACTATGTGTCAGACCCGGCCATCGGTCTGCTCATCTGTGACCTGCACATGCCGGATCGGGATGGCATCGAGCTGATGCGCGCTTTGAAAGAAATCAACGGCAACCAGCGCATATTCGAAGCCATCATGTTGACTGGGCGCGCCGAGAAGCAGGACGTGATCCGGGCGCTACGCGAAGGCTTCGCCGACTACTACCAGAAGCCGATGGACCTTGATGAGCTGCTGGCAGGGGTACGCCGGCAGGAAGAGGCGTTGCTGTCGCGCTTGCGCAGCGTCCGTGATCTGGGTGGATTGAACCAGCGTTTGCAGGATCTGGCCGACTCGGTGGACGAGCTGTACCAGGACCTGGAAAAAGCCCGTGGCCTAGGTACCCACCGGCGTGCCAGCGATGTGGAAGAGGCCGAAAACGAGCTGCCAGCTGCCTTCGAGAAACTGTCACCACGCCAACTGGAAGTCGCCCGGCTGGTGAGCAAGGGCAAGACCAATTACCAGATCGCCTGTGAACTGGGCATTACCGAAAACACCGTCAAGTTGTACGTGTCTCAGGTGTTGCGTTTGACCCACATGCACAACCGTACCCAGCTGGCATTGGCGCTGACGCCCAGCTCGTCGCCGGTGCATCTGAGGTTTACTACCCATTGA